In Gossypium hirsutum isolate 1008001.06 chromosome D06, Gossypium_hirsutum_v2.1, whole genome shotgun sequence, one genomic interval encodes:
- the LOC107901617 gene encoding aspartate aminotransferase, chloroplastic: MASTLLSLASATPSASLCFHEINKGKLNLGCINKEKTNPFIKAKSFGRVSMVVASNVSHFEGITMAPPDPILGVSEAFKADDHELKLNLGVGAYRTEELQPYVLDVVKKADKLLLEKGENLEYLPIEGLAAFNKVTAELLFGADNPVIKQQRVATVQGLSGTGSLRLAAALIERYFPGAKVLISSPTWGNHKNIFNDARVPWSEYRYYDPKTVGLDFEGMIADIKAAPEGSFILLHGCAHNPTGIDPTPEQWGVIADVIQEKNHIPFFDIAYQGFASGSLDTDAASVRMFVARGMEVIAAQSYSKNLGLYAERIGAINVVCSSPEAAARVKSQLKRIARPMYSNPPVHGARIVANIVGDSALFKEWNAEMEMMAGRIKNVRHKLFDSLSSKDKSGKDWSFVLKQIGMFSFTGLNKAQCDNMTNKWHVYMTKDGRISLAGLSLAKCEYLADAIIDSYHNVS, from the exons ATGGCTTCCACACTGCTCTCTTTGGCTTCTGCCACTCCCTCTGCTTCACTTTGTTTTCATGAAATTAACAAG GGAAAATTGAATCTTGGGTGCATCAACAAGGAAAAAACCAATCCTTTCATCAAAGCAAAG TCTTTTGGTCGAGTCTCTATGGTTGTGGCTTCCAATGTGTCTCATTTCGAGGGTATTACAATGGCTCCCCCTGATCCAATTCTTGGGGTGTCTGAAGCTTTCAAAGCAGACGACCATGAGTTGAAACTCAACCTTGGTGTTGGAGCCTATAGAACTGAAGAGCTACAGCCTTATGTGCTTGATGTGGTTAAAAAG GCAGATAAGCTTCTACTCGAGAAAGGGGAAAACCTAGAG TATCTCCCAATTGAAGGCTTGGCTGCTTTCAATAAAGTGACGGCGGAGTTGTTATTTGGAGCGGACAATCCAGTTATAAAGCAACAAAGG GTTGCAACGGTTCAAGGGCTTTCGGGAACCGGTTCACTTCGGCTGGCTGCAGCTCTCATAGAACGATATTTTCCCGGGGCAAAAGTTCTAATATCATCTCCTACATGGG GTAACCACAAGAACATTTTCAACGATGCTAGGGTTCCATGGTCGGAATACCGATATTACGACCCGAAAACAGTTGGTTTGGATTTTGAAGGGATGATAGCGGACATCAAG GCAGCTCCTGAGGGATCTTTTATTCTTCTTCATGGTTGCGCTCACAACCCAACTGGTATCGATCCAACTCCTGAACAGTGGGGAGTAATTGCAGATGTTATCCAAGAGAAGAACCATATTCCATTTTTCGATATTGCATACCAG GGGTTTGCAAGTGGAAGCCTGGACACCGATGCAGCGTCTGTGAGGATGTTCGTGGCCCGTGGTATGGAGGTTATTGCTGCTCAATCATACAGTAAAAATCTCGGCCTATATGCAGAAAGGATTGGAGCAATCAATGTTGTTTGCTCATCACCAGAGGCAGCTGCAAG GGTAAAGAGCCAACTGAAAAGAATAGCTCGACCAATGTACTCGAATCCTCCTGTTCATGGGGCAAGAATTGTCGCCAACATTGTTGGGGATTCAGCTCTCTTCAAGGAATGGAATGCTGAGATGGAAATGATGGCAGGGAGAATCAAGAATGTGAGACATAAATTGTTTGATAGTCTTTCTTCCAAAGATAAAAGTGGGAAGGATTGGTCTTTCGTTCTTAAGCAGATCGGGATGTTTTCGTTCACAGGCTTAAACAAAGCTCAG TGCGATAATATGACAAACAAGTGGCATGTTTATATGACCAAGGATGGAAGGATATCACTTGCAGGATTATCTTTGGCTAAGTGTGAATATCTAGCAGACGCCATCATTGACTCATACCACAATGTGAGTTAA